From the genome of Cedecea lapagei, one region includes:
- the tolR gene encoding colicin uptake protein TolR, with translation MARRGRGRRELKSEINIVPLLDVLLVLLLIFMATAPIITQSVEVDLPDATDSQTVSSNDEPPVIIEVSGVGQYSVVVEKDRMDQLPSEQVVAEAQRRLQANPKTVFLIGGAKDVPYDEIIKALNLLHQAGVKSVGLMTQPI, from the coding sequence ATGGCCAGACGCGGACGTGGTCGTCGTGAGCTGAAGTCAGAAATTAACATTGTTCCTTTGCTGGACGTGCTGTTGGTGCTATTGCTGATCTTTATGGCAACCGCACCAATCATCACTCAGAGCGTCGAGGTGGATCTGCCGGATGCGACAGATTCTCAGACCGTCAGCAGTAACGATGAGCCGCCGGTCATTATTGAAGTGTCCGGGGTAGGGCAGTACAGCGTAGTGGTTGAGAAAGATCGTATGGATCAGCTGCCGTCGGAGCAGGTTGTTGCCGAAGCGCAGCGCCGCCTGCAGGCGAATCCTAAAACGGTCTTTTTGATCGGCGGTGCAAAAGATGTTCCGTATGACGAGATCATCAAGGCGCTGAATCTGTTGCATCAGGCGGGCGTGAAGTCCGTCGGTTTGATGACGCAGCCAATCTGA
- the tolQ gene encoding Tol-Pal system protein TolQ, whose amino-acid sequence MTDMNILDLFLKASLLVKFIMLILIGFSIASWAIIIQRTRILNAASREAEAFEDKFWSGIELSRLYQESQGRRDSLSGSEQIFYSGFKEFARLHRANTHAPEAVVEGASRAMRISMSRELETLETHIPFLGTVGSISPYIGLFGTVWGIMHAFIALGAVKQATLQMVAPGIAEALIATAIGLFAAIPAVMAYNRLNQRVNKLELNYDNFMEEFTAILHRQAFTSSEKQ is encoded by the coding sequence GTGACTGACATGAATATCCTTGATTTGTTCCTGAAGGCAAGCCTTCTGGTCAAATTTATCATGTTGATTTTGATTGGTTTTTCCATCGCATCATGGGCAATCATCATTCAGCGTACGCGTATCCTTAATGCCGCCAGCCGCGAAGCCGAGGCATTTGAAGATAAGTTCTGGTCCGGTATCGAACTGTCTCGCCTGTATCAGGAGAGTCAGGGTCGTCGCGACAGCCTCAGCGGCTCTGAGCAAATCTTCTATTCCGGCTTTAAAGAGTTCGCGCGTCTGCATCGCGCAAATACCCATGCGCCAGAAGCCGTGGTTGAGGGGGCGTCGCGTGCGATGCGTATCTCGATGAGCCGCGAGCTGGAAACGCTTGAAACCCACATTCCTTTCCTTGGCACCGTCGGTTCCATCAGCCCGTACATCGGCCTGTTTGGTACGGTGTGGGGGATTATGCATGCCTTTATCGCCCTGGGTGCGGTGAAGCAGGCGACGCTGCAAATGGTTGCGCCGGGGATTGCTGAAGCGCTGATTGCTACGGCGATTGGTCTGTTTGCCGCGATTCCTGCCGTTATGGCGTATAACCGCCTGAACCAACGCGTGAACAAACTGGAATTGAACTACGACAACTTTATGGAAGAGTTCACGGCTATCCTGCACCGTCAGGCTTTTACCAGCAGCGAAAAGCAGTAA
- the ybgC gene encoding tol-pal system-associated acyl-CoA thioesterase: MSTTLFRWPVRVYYEDTDAGGVVYHASYVAFYERARTEMLRQHNFNQHSLLAERVAFVVRRITVDYLAPARLDDLLEIQSEITSMRGTSMVFTQRIVNAENQLLNEAEVLIVCVDPHLMKPRALPKSIVAEFKQ; encoded by the coding sequence GTGAGTACAACGCTGTTTCGATGGCCGGTCCGTGTTTACTATGAAGACACTGACGCCGGTGGCGTGGTTTACCATGCCAGTTATGTTGCTTTTTATGAAAGAGCACGCACAGAGATGCTGCGCCAGCACAACTTTAACCAGCATTCCCTGTTGGCGGAGCGTGTCGCCTTTGTCGTACGCAGGATTACGGTTGATTATCTTGCGCCTGCCCGACTCGACGATTTACTCGAAATCCAAAGTGAAATTACATCGATGCGCGGCACTTCTATGGTGTTTACGCAGCGAATAGTCAACGCTGAAAATCAGTTGCTGAACGAAGCTGAAGTGCTGATTGTCTGTGTTGATCCACACCTAATGAAGCCACGTGCGCTTCCCAAGTCTATTGTCGCGGAGTTCAAGCAGTGA
- the ybgE gene encoding cyd operon protein YbgE: MEYVIAKLYAVMDKSPLRALSLVMALVLAGCIFWDPSRFAAKTSELEIWHGFLLMWGVCAGIIHGVGFRPTKVLWQGIFCPLIADLVLIAGLLFFFF; the protein is encoded by the coding sequence ATGGAATACGTTATCGCGAAACTGTACGCGGTAATGGACAAGAGCCCCCTGCGGGCTCTTTCCTTAGTGATGGCGCTGGTGCTGGCAGGGTGCATCTTCTGGGACCCGTCTCGTTTCGCAGCTAAAACGAGCGAACTGGAGATTTGGCATGGCTTCCTGCTGATGTGGGGCGTTTGCGCCGGTATCATCCACGGCGTGGGTTTTCGCCCAACAAAAGTGCTTTGGCAGGGAATTTTCTGCCCGCTGATTGCCGATTTAGTGCTCATCGCTGGACTGCTGTTTTTCTTCTTCTGA
- the cydX gene encoding cytochrome bd-I oxidase subunit CydX — protein sequence MWYFAWILGTLLACAFGIITALALEHVEASKAGKEEH from the coding sequence ATGTGGTACTTTGCATGGATTCTGGGCACGCTGCTGGCGTGTGCATTCGGGATTATTACCGCGCTGGCTCTCGAGCACGTTGAGGCAAGCAAGGCCGGAAAAGAAGAGCACTGA
- the cydB gene encoding cytochrome d ubiquinol oxidase subunit II: protein MIDYEVLRFIWWLLVGILLIGFAVTDGFDMGVGMLSRVIGRTDVERRIMVNSIAPHWDGNQVWLITAGGALFAAWPMVYAAAFSGFYVAMILVLASLFFRPVGFDYRSKIEDTRWRNMWDWGIFVGSFVPPLVIGVAFGNLLQGVPFHVDEYLRLYYTGNFFQLLNPFGLLAGVVSVSMIVAQGATYLQMRTVGELHLRAKAAAQIAALIMMVCFALAGVWVVYGIDGYVVTSALDHHAASNPLTKEVARQAGAWMVNFNNMPALWAIPALGVVLPLLTILMSRLERGALAFVFSSLTLACVILTAGIAMFPFVMPSSTMMNASLTMWDATSSQLTLNVMTYVAIVFVPIILLYTTWCYWKMFGRITKEHIESNSTSLY from the coding sequence ATGATCGATTATGAAGTATTGCGTTTTATCTGGTGGCTGCTGGTCGGCATACTGCTGATTGGCTTCGCCGTCACCGACGGCTTCGACATGGGCGTGGGCATGCTGTCCCGCGTGATTGGCCGTACCGACGTTGAGCGCCGTATCATGGTTAACTCCATTGCGCCGCACTGGGACGGGAACCAGGTCTGGTTAATCACCGCCGGTGGCGCATTGTTTGCCGCCTGGCCGATGGTCTACGCCGCTGCCTTCTCAGGCTTCTATGTCGCCATGATTCTGGTGCTGGCTTCCTTGTTCTTCCGTCCGGTAGGTTTTGACTACCGCTCGAAGATCGAAGATACCCGCTGGCGCAATATGTGGGACTGGGGCATCTTTGTGGGCAGCTTCGTGCCACCGCTGGTGATTGGCGTGGCGTTCGGTAACCTCTTGCAGGGCGTACCGTTCCACGTCGATGAATACCTGCGTCTCTACTACACCGGTAACTTCTTCCAGCTGCTGAATCCGTTTGGTCTGCTGGCGGGCGTTGTCAGCGTGTCGATGATCGTGGCTCAGGGGGCAACCTACCTGCAGATGCGTACCGTTGGTGAGCTGCACCTGCGTGCGAAAGCGGCGGCTCAAATTGCTGCGCTGATCATGATGGTGTGCTTCGCTCTGGCAGGCGTTTGGGTGGTTTACGGTATTGATGGCTACGTCGTGACTTCCGCACTGGATCACCATGCCGCATCTAACCCGCTGACCAAAGAAGTTGCGCGTCAGGCTGGTGCCTGGATGGTTAACTTCAACAATATGCCGGCTCTGTGGGCAATTCCTGCTCTGGGCGTTGTGCTGCCGCTGCTGACCATCCTGATGTCTCGTCTGGAGAGAGGCGCGCTGGCGTTTGTCTTCTCTTCGCTGACGCTGGCCTGCGTGATCCTGACCGCCGGTATTGCTATGTTCCCGTTCGTGATGCCTTCCAGCACCATGATGAACGCTAGCCTGACCATGTGGGATGCGACGTCCAGCCAGCTGACGCTGAATGTGATGACCTATGTCGCCATCGTGTTCGTGCCTATCATTCTTCTCTACACCACCTGGTGTTACTGGAAAATGTTCGGTCGGATCACGAAAGAGCACATCGAAAGCAACTCCACCTCTCTGTACTAA
- the cydA gene encoding cytochrome ubiquinol oxidase subunit I, which translates to MFDIVELSRLQFALTAMYHFLFVPLTLGMAFLLAIMETVYVLSGKQIYKDMTKFWGKLFAINFALGVATGLTMEFQFGTNWSYYSHYVGDIFGAPLAIEGLMAFFLESTFVGLFFFGWDRLGKVQHMAVTWLVALGSNLSALWILVANGWMQNPIASDFNFETMRMEMVSFAELVLNPVAQVKFVHTVASGYVCGAMFVLGISSWYLLKGRDVAFAKRSFAIAASFGMAAILSVIVLGDESGYEMGDVQKTKLAAIEAEWETQPAPAAFTLFGIPDQDKQENRFAIQIPYALGIIATRSVDKPVTGLKELMAQHEERIRNGMKAYSLLEQLRGGSNDQSVRDSFNHVKKDLGYGLLLKRYTENVTDATEEQIQKATKDSIPRVAPLYFAFRIMVACGFLMLFIIAVSFWTVTRNAIGSKKWLLRAAVYGIPLPWIAIESGWFVAEYGRQPWAVGEVLPTAVANSSLSVGDLLFSMILICGLYTLFMVAELFLMFKFARLGPSSLKTGRYHFEQSNVASQPAR; encoded by the coding sequence ATGTTTGATATTGTCGAACTGTCGCGCTTACAGTTTGCCTTGACCGCGATGTACCACTTCCTGTTTGTGCCATTAACGCTCGGTATGGCGTTTTTGCTGGCCATCATGGAAACGGTCTACGTTCTGTCAGGTAAGCAGATTTATAAAGATATGACCAAATTCTGGGGCAAGTTGTTTGCAATCAACTTTGCGCTGGGGGTAGCAACCGGTCTGACCATGGAGTTCCAGTTCGGGACCAACTGGTCTTATTATTCTCACTACGTCGGGGATATCTTCGGTGCGCCGCTGGCTATCGAAGGCCTGATGGCATTCTTCCTCGAATCTACCTTTGTGGGTCTGTTCTTCTTTGGCTGGGATCGTCTCGGCAAAGTCCAGCACATGGCCGTTACCTGGCTGGTGGCGCTGGGCTCTAACCTCTCCGCACTGTGGATTCTGGTCGCCAACGGCTGGATGCAAAACCCTATCGCATCTGATTTCAACTTTGAAACCATGCGTATGGAAATGGTCAGCTTCGCCGAACTGGTGCTGAACCCGGTTGCGCAGGTTAAATTCGTTCACACCGTGGCATCTGGCTACGTCTGTGGCGCGATGTTCGTGCTCGGTATCAGCTCCTGGTATCTGCTTAAAGGCCGTGACGTTGCTTTTGCGAAGCGCTCCTTCGCCATCGCGGCGAGCTTCGGCATGGCTGCTATTCTCTCCGTTATCGTACTGGGTGATGAGTCCGGCTATGAAATGGGTGACGTGCAGAAAACCAAACTGGCGGCAATTGAAGCCGAGTGGGAAACTCAGCCAGCGCCGGCTGCTTTTACCCTGTTTGGTATTCCCGATCAGGATAAACAAGAAAACCGCTTCGCGATTCAAATCCCTTACGCGCTGGGCATCATTGCTACCCGCTCTGTTGATAAGCCGGTCACCGGCCTGAAAGAGCTGATGGCGCAGCACGAAGAGCGTATTCGCAACGGGATGAAAGCCTACAGCCTGCTTGAGCAGCTGCGCGGAGGGTCTAACGATCAGAGCGTGCGTGATAGCTTTAACCACGTGAAGAAAGACCTCGGTTATGGCCTGCTGCTGAAACGCTATACGGAAAACGTCACTGACGCGACCGAAGAGCAAATTCAGAAAGCGACCAAAGACTCTATTCCTCGCGTAGCGCCGCTGTACTTCGCGTTCCGTATTATGGTTGCCTGTGGCTTCCTGATGCTGTTCATCATCGCCGTCTCCTTCTGGACCGTGACCCGCAACGCCATCGGTTCGAAAAAATGGCTGCTTCGCGCCGCAGTTTACGGCATTCCGCTGCCATGGATCGCTATCGAATCCGGCTGGTTTGTTGCTGAATATGGCCGTCAGCCGTGGGCGGTGGGTGAGGTTCTGCCGACGGCAGTCGCTAACTCTTCTCTGAGCGTGGGCGATCTGCTGTTCTCCATGATACTGATCTGCGGGCTTTACACGCTGTTTATGGTGGCGGAGCTGTTCCTGATGTTCAAATTTGCTCGCCTTGGGCCGAGCAGCCTGAAAACAGGACGCTATCACTTTGAGCAGTCCAACGTGGCTTCTCAGCCGGCACGCTAA